The following is a genomic window from Pongo pygmaeus isolate AG05252 chromosome 22, NHGRI_mPonPyg2-v2.0_pri, whole genome shotgun sequence.
ctcttcctcctcttgctccttctcttctccctctttctccccctTTGTCTTCTTGAGCACCCTCTTTCATCTCTTTCAATCCCCACTCCCGTGTAAATGTCTATTATGTTCCACTCTGAAAGGTTACAAGTGACATCGCCATTTCACATGGTAGAAAAGGAGTTGAGAAAATTCAAGGAACTGTTCATTCCATTAGAAATTTTAGGAGCTGAGATTGAATCCAAGCCTGTCCCACTTTAGAGCCCCACCACCCTACCACTCATAAGATTTAGCTTTGTTTGTCCAAAAGCATCTCTCAGTCTACTGTAGGAGTCATTACTACAAGTATACAACTTACTAGTAGTATAAACTTGGGCAATTTACTTAGCCTaagcttctctgtgcctcagttccctcaattataaaatgcatatttGAACAGTAGCTACTTTGTAGGGTTATTTTGAGCACTAAATGAGTACAAATGCATGCCATATGCTTAGGAGACTTCTTAGAACATAGAAAATGCtataaatgttattaatattatttttatataaagcacATTTTCTAATATTTGCTATAATAGATGTATGTacaaaatactgtgtgattcATTTAAGTGGCAAATCTTATCACAAATGACATTTCAATTATGGAGCATTTTTTACTGTAATTATAATGGTTCATTATTACTACTGTATAAAGAACTGGTATATATTCTATACCAGTAGTAGTAGAATCTAAATTTATTTGCATGCTCTGTGTCAGGATTTTTTTTGCTTAATaacctataaaaataattttttactccATTAAATAACTATATTTAATAGGCTTTTCACAATGAACTGAATGCTATAAACAGTTCCTCATGGtgtcaaattttatcttttaaaattcataactATAGCTCTTTAGGAATTTTTTTACTCTTAGGAATGggaatatctttctttttcagtgtttctttgCTTCCTCGTTTCCCCTGCTCATGTATACACATGATTAGACATGCCAGCATTGCCCCAAATCTACCACATGGAAATGAGATCCCATCATGGAAACATGTAGTTAGGTCAGTTCATGCCTCATTGATCTGTTTACATCCTTGAGTAACTTAGGTTTCtgtattcttctttttttgagatggagtctcactccatcacccaggctagagtgcagtggcatgatctcggctcactgcagcctccacctcctgggttcaagtgattctcctgtctcagcctcccgagtagctgggactacaggtgtgtgccaccacacccggctaattttgtatttttagtagagatggggtttcacaatgattgccaggcaggtctcgaactcttgacctcgtgatctgcccacctcagcctcccaaagtgctgggattacaggcgtgagccactgtgcctggcttgcatTGTACTTAAAACTACATATCATAACCAATGCAAACATGGAAGCCCCTGAAGGTGTAGGATACAGTGCTTCAAAATCCAGGTTAAAACTACATAATGAAAGCTTGAAAACAGTTTAAACACTTTTTAATTTGGTTTACGATTACTTatacaattttaacttttaaaatataaaatatttattcttttggtCATGTCTAAATAACCTGGTTCTAACAAACCACTGAAGAATATGGAGGGGTGCAGAGCTTCAGTTAGTATAAGGACAAATGAATATCTGTTGTGTACTGTTGGATACACAGAGCCAAGGTCAAAAATGTTTCTTGAACCACTTCAGGAAGGTTGTGTAGGGTTTTCTCTGTGACCAAGTGGCCACGTGTTAAGCAAAATGTCAAAAAACATTTAAGAGCAATTTATTTACTAGTTAACTTTTCTGAGAATTTCTTATGCATTTGAAATGAACTatataagatattttttaaaggaccATTCCTGAAAGGTGTTAGAGATTTTGACAAATTCAAGTTTGTCAGGTATGTATAGAAAGAGATAAAACACAGTCAAGAAAGAGACTGAAAACAACATTGTTGGTTATTGTTTCATTTACAGTTAATTGGTTTTTATGTGACATAAGGTGAACTTTGATTAACTATTTGTTAAAAGGTTGAAAGAAATTGTTCTTGACCTTTAGAGAAACTTTCAGAGTGTCACCATTGGCTCTTCCTTCTTTATTATAGCAAAttgtttctattgttttcttttcttttttcttcttttctttacttttttttttttttttttttgagacagagtttcactcttgttgcccagacaggagtgcaatggtgtgatcttgtctcactgcaacctccgcctcccaggttcaatcaattctcctgcctcagcctcccgagtagctgggaatacaggcacccaccaccacgcccagctaatttttttgtacttttagtagagacagggtttcaccatgttggccaggctgatcttgaactcctgacctcaggtgatccacctgccttggcctctcaaagtgctgggattacaggcgtgagccaccatgactggctgcTTCTATTGTTTCTTAAAATACTTCCAAGGACATTATGATTCTCAGTCCCATTTTGTCTTGTATTTAAGGCTAATTGCATTCATGATTTGCTCCTGATCGACCATtcgttaatttaatttttgttgtttcttagcATGCCCTCTCCTCCAGCCAGGCCACTCAACTCACAGCTTCCTGAATGAAgtaaatctttatatttttatctttgtatctttatTCACGTTATTCATTTCACTTGAAATAATAgacttttccttcatttttggcTAGGAAATTTCAAACTTTAGAGAAGTTTTAGCACAAATAGAAATTAATCCAGCTAAAACTTATTTTACCACTTTGGCATAATCTCTTTAATCTTAATGAACATTTATGCTATTAATGTATTTCACTTATACTTTCctgtttctgattttatattttagtttttttagtatgtgtagttttttctaattatgacAGGGATTCATATCTAATCCTCTTTTTCACACTCTTTCAACTTTCATAGCTGTCATGGGTGTTAAATACTAGTCAACTGagtatttacatacataaatatatataacctaATTAAATTgactatttcttttgtttataattgactatatttcttttgtttacaaACTAGAGGTATTGTAATGCCAATCATTGTgacatttttctgatttcttttttttaggtaACTGCATATTGGATACATGGCTCACACAAATGAATTGATGGTGTCTGAGTTTGTACTTTTGGGACTCTCTAATTCCTGGGaacttcaacttttcttttttgccatCTTTTCTATAGTCTATGTGACATCAGTGCTAGGCAATGTCTTAATTACTGTCATTATTTCTTTTGACTCCCATTTGAACTCTCCTATGTGTTTCTTGCTCAGTAATCTTTCTTTCATTGATATCTGTCAGTCTAACTTTACCACCCCCAAGATGCTTGTAGACTTTTTTGTTAAGTGCAAGACTATCTCCTTTGAGGGTTGCATGGCCCAGATATTCCTTCTTCACAGTTTTGTTGGGAGTGAGATGATGTTGCTTGTAGCTATGGCATATGACAGATTTATAGCCATATGTAAGCCTCTGCACTGCAGTACAATTATGAACCAGAGGCTATGTataatttttgtgtctatttcctGGGCAGTGGGCATTCTTCATTCTGTGAGCCACTTGGCTTTTACGGTGGACCTGCCATTCTGTGGTCCCAATGAGGTGGATAGCTTCTTTTGTGACCTTCCCTTGGTGATAGAGCTGGCTTGCATGGATacatatgaaatgaaaattatgaCCCTAACGAACAGTGGCCTGATATCATTGAGCTGTTTTCTGGCTTTAATTATTTCCTACACGATCATTTTGATCAGTGTCCGACACAGGTCCTCCAGTGGGTCATCTAAAGCTCTTTCTACATTAACTGCCCACATCACAGTGGTGATTATTTTCTTCGGGCCTtgcatttatttctatatatggCCTTTTAGCAGACTTTCTGTGGAcaaatttctttctgtcttctacaCTGTCTGTACTCCCTTGTTGAACCATATCGTCTACTCTCTGAGGAATGAAGATGTTAAATCAGCCACGTGGAAACTGAGATACCATCATGTGAACTCCTGGAAAAACTAGAGATCACTATAAAGGAGCATAATCCCGAATTAGAATGAAGACCCTCCAGTGTATCTCAGTGTCATGCCAACCACCTTTGCTAGACATATGGGTTACTGAGTTACAGAattggctttttgttttaaatgcaaGGGAACTGCATCAAGTCAGTCTCTGGTTCTATTTAAATATAATGTTAActattttttccttgtttataaTTCTAAAGTACAAATTGTCttgaaaatatttagtaatattttaaaatattttataaagaatttaGAGATACCAATGTGCATAAAATGTTATTCATGTTACTAAGCTTGTGATTCTCTTCAATTGAATACATGATATATTTAGACCTGACAATCAAAATGTACAGGCATACTGAATTTCTGATATCTTTACCCAATTTATTCATAACATTACAACATACATTGACATAGTAGAAAAAGTATTACATTTTACCACGTGGATTCCACCTTATTGTTATacatttttagcttttctttatcttatgtattattttagtaatttataatttggttattatatatttgtatatttatagttttcccaaattctattttattcctatttttttctgttttcctttagaTTGTTTGACATAAATTTTTGCTTTCTACAAAATTTTCTAGGTATTTGGTGCCATCatcaacatatatatgtgtgtgtgtgtgtatatatatacatatacatatatgtgtgtatatatatacatgtgtgtatatttttcacaagtttatttttaaagtagaataaaTTGGCTATAATGAATTCCACATTATtcacagaaaatttcaaatatctttGAAAGTGTTTGCAAATATGGCAGATGTTGAATATTTAAGTTCAAAGAAAAAGTTAAGTATCTAAAACATACAAATGTACAGAATGACATAAATCATTTGCTACTGAAGACCCAAAGTGAAATCTATTCTTTCATATTTGTTTGAAAAcagcagagagaaaagtaaaatttatgtACCTCTAATACTAGTGATTAAAAGCATCTCTTAAGTATTGTTTCATTTCCCAGCTAAAAGTTTTCTTACGTACTTCTCCCTGAGATTTGCATTATGAAAAGTCCTTGTAATAGAAAGACTAATTGTATTTTACAATAACAATGAATAAAAGAACTACTTAATGGAAAATATAAAGCCTTTGATTGTCATCACTCTAGACTCCTATTTTAATTATAAGAGTTATGTTAGTGGCTATGTGTACAGATATTAACTGTGCATGCTAAGTCCTAGTAGAAGCAAAATTTTAGATATAGACACACTGTCCTGTTAAATCATCATACTGtttagctgggttttttttttgagcttcGGATTATTTTTGGTCAACTTCATTTGTACACTGCCAAACATAACGACTTGTTAAACTTGACTAtctgttatattttttatatggtaCCAAAAACATTTTGGACACACAATAAACATGAAAGTCGTGATGATATTTTTGGTAGTATTATTTTCTCCTCGCTACAGTGGAAGTGAAAAGGTGTTGACTTTGTACTTCAAAAATGAGGTCATTTCACTGCTCTCATTCTCAGtattctcatatgtaaaataaagttgttaaaaatagctattttgcaGGAACCATGTGACACAAAAGGAAGTAATGGAAATAGAGGCACTTTATGAagcataaaatatacaaatagcttTAGTGCTATTACTTTTGAAAAGGTAATTCTGCAGGCACCTGGATGGGTATGAATTCAGTACAGGTAGCTTTTTGCTCCTTCTGCCTGTCAAGTAAACAAAACTGATAATGTATGGGCACACTCCCTCTGTTTTCCCTTATTAAAATGTACAACTATAAATTAGAATTTTGCAGTGATCATTTATTAGCACCAACTTAGAAaccaaattaaatatattcaataacAAATAAATGTACACTGTGTACCAAATACACTATCAGATTATACAAATATGAATTAATCCTTTCCATCAAAATCTTAGTATCAAATATGGCAGAAATTAAACACAAATACTTAAAATACAATCTAGGTTTTGATGAATGTCATAGTGGAGAAAATGTACtatagaaatgagaaagaaaattgatTTCTTACTCCTGAAGtaaaaaagacatggaaagaaTAGATTTGGATTTCAATGTTTGGATGTTGTATTAGTTTACTAGGGCAGCCATAACAAATTTCTACAAAATGGgtggctaaaaaaaaaagaaatttattatgtCGTAATTCTGGAGACTATGtatcacaattaaaatatatttcctttaagaTTGAGAATGAGACAGAAGATATTATTATCATGATTTCTGTTCAATGTGCTGAAGATTCCAGACAGTTTGAGacaaaatagcaataaaatatatgcttagaaaaaatatatttttagaaaaacatttttttctgtatata
Proteins encoded in this region:
- the LOC129022355 gene encoding olfactory receptor 4K1-like; this translates as MAHTNELMVSEFVLLGLSNSWELQLFFFAIFSIVYVTSVLGNVLITVIISFDSHLNSPMCFLLSNLSFIDICQSNFTTPKMLVDFFVKCKTISFEGCMAQIFLLHSFVGSEMMLLVAMAYDRFIAICKPLHCSTIMNQRLCIIFVSISWAVGILHSVSHLAFTVDLPFCGPNEVDSFFCDLPLVIELACMDTYEMKIMTLTNSGLISLSCFLALIISYTIILISVRHRSSSGSSKALSTLTAHITVVIIFFGPCIYFYIWPFSRLSVDKFLSVFYTVCTPLLNHIVYSLRNEDVKSATWKLRYHHVNSWKN